The Clostridium sporogenes genome contains a region encoding:
- the spoVAE gene encoding stage V sporulation protein AE, which produces MDYLSAFIVGGIICVIAQILMDTTQLTPARILVSFVTLGVILGALNIYGYIIDIGGAGATIPLPGFGYTLAKATIKEVKAKGLIGAFTGGMKGGAGGITAAIVFGYIMSLIFNPKTKE; this is translated from the coding sequence ATGGATTATTTAAGTGCTTTTATAGTAGGTGGAATAATCTGTGTTATAGCTCAAATATTAATGGACACTACTCAATTGACTCCTGCAAGAATTTTAGTAAGTTTTGTTACGTTAGGTGTTATATTAGGAGCCTTAAATATATATGGCTATATTATAGATATAGGAGGAGCAGGAGCTACAATACCGTTGCCAGGGTTTGGATATACATTAGCTAAAGCTACTATAAAAGAAGTTAAAGCTAAAGGATTAATAGGTGCTTTCACAGGAGGAATGAAAGGTGGCGCGGGAGGAATAACTGCGGCCATTGTATTTGGATATATAATGTCTTTAATATTTAATCCTAAAACAAAAGAATAA
- the spoVAD gene encoding stage V sporulation protein AD, translating to MNKRIGKQTLKLDSNPKIIGTTSIVGPKEGEGPLKDYFDIILKDDLFNQETFEKAESAILSTAISDVIKKCNLKDTDIDMLCAGDLLNQTISSSFAARDLDIPFIGLYGACSTMAESLSVASMLMDGGFSNYAVAATSSHFSAAERQFRFPLEYGSQRAPTSQWTVTGAGAMVLGKEGNYPHISYVTIGKVKDYGVTNADNMGASMVPAAVSTIYQHFKDTGRTPKDYDIIATGDLGKVGRELTEKLLLKHGYNMKDVYVDCGEIIFDNEKQETEAGGSGCGCSAVVGCGYIYKNILSGKFKRALLVSTGALMSTTSSQQGESIPGIAHAVAIER from the coding sequence GTGAATAAAAGAATTGGTAAACAAACTTTAAAACTGGATAGTAATCCTAAAATAATAGGTACTACTAGTATAGTTGGTCCTAAAGAAGGAGAAGGACCTTTAAAAGATTATTTTGACATAATATTAAAAGATGATTTATTTAATCAGGAAACCTTTGAAAAAGCAGAGAGTGCAATATTATCTACTGCTATTTCAGATGTTATAAAAAAATGTAATCTAAAGGATACAGATATAGATATGCTATGCGCTGGAGATTTATTGAATCAAACTATATCTTCAAGTTTTGCAGCAAGGGATTTAGATATACCTTTTATAGGATTATATGGAGCTTGTTCTACAATGGCAGAATCATTGAGTGTAGCATCAATGTTAATGGATGGGGGATTTTCAAATTATGCTGTGGCAGCTACTTCTTCACATTTTTCTGCAGCGGAAAGACAATTTAGATTCCCATTAGAGTATGGGTCTCAAAGAGCTCCAACTTCACAGTGGACAGTTACTGGAGCAGGTGCTATGGTTTTAGGTAAAGAAGGAAATTATCCTCATATAAGTTATGTTACTATAGGTAAAGTAAAAGACTATGGAGTTACAAATGCAGATAATATGGGTGCATCTATGGTGCCAGCAGCAGTATCCACTATATATCAACATTTTAAAGATACAGGAAGAACTCCAAAAGATTATGATATTATTGCAACAGGTGATTTAGGCAAAGTTGGGAGAGAATTAACAGAAAAGCTTTTGTTAAAACATGGATATAATATGAAAGATGTATATGTAGACTGTGGAGAAATAATATTTGATAATGAAAAACAAGAGACTGAAGCTGGTGGAAGTGGATGTGGATGTTCCGCGGTGGTAGGTTGTGGATACATATATAAAAATATATTAAGTGGTAAATTTAAGAGAGCCTTATTAGTTTCTACAGGTGCATTAATGAGTACTACATCATCACAACAGGGAGAGAGTATACCAGGTATTGCTCATGCAGTTGCTATAGAAAGATAA
- the spoVAC gene encoding stage V sporulation protein AC, translating into MALNEKKLRKDFDDLSPKVEPKPQIFKHCVSAFIVGGLICDVGQFFNNFFLSMGIPKDEVGTYVSIVMVFIGAFLTGIGVYDKIAKFAGAGTVVPITGFSNSIVSPAMEFKKEGYVFGVGAKMFVIAGPVLVYGISSSVIVGIIYFIMSKL; encoded by the coding sequence ATGGCATTAAATGAAAAAAAATTAAGAAAAGATTTTGATGATTTATCTCCTAAAGTAGAGCCGAAACCACAAATTTTTAAACATTGTGTAAGTGCTTTTATAGTAGGAGGTCTTATATGTGATGTAGGGCAGTTCTTTAATAATTTTTTTTTGAGTATGGGAATCCCAAAAGATGAAGTAGGAACTTATGTGTCTATAGTAATGGTATTTATAGGTGCATTTTTGACAGGTATAGGAGTATATGATAAAATAGCTAAATTTGCTGGAGCAGGAACTGTAGTTCCTATAACTGGATTTTCAAATTCTATTGTATCCCCAGCTATGGAATTTAAAAAAGAAGGATATGTTTTTGGTGTAGGAGCTAAAATGTTTGTTATAGCTGGACCAGTTTTAGTTTATGGCATAAGCTCTTCGGTTATAGTAGGAATAATATACTTTATAATGAGTAAACTTTAA
- the sigF gene encoding RNA polymerase sporulation sigma factor SigF has product MSSEKVIMETKSFEDNMELMEEARSGNKQALDKLVEVNLPLVSAISKKFLNRGYEYDDIFQIGCIGLVKAINNFETKYNVKFSTYAVPMIMGEIKRFLRDDGIIKVSRSIKTAAKKLHYDKEKLCKELNREPTIEELSQFSGYTVDEILMATESSSSPQYLYDVIHQDDGAPVLLIDKISENTEEDNKVIDNIALKEALKNLDIKSRQIIILRYFKDKTQIEVAKQLGISQVQVSRIEKKVLKLMKEKLTV; this is encoded by the coding sequence ATGAGTAGTGAAAAAGTAATCATGGAAACTAAAAGTTTTGAAGACAACATGGAACTTATGGAAGAGGCAAGATCTGGAAATAAACAAGCTTTAGATAAATTAGTAGAAGTAAATTTACCCTTAGTTTCAGCAATAAGTAAAAAATTTTTAAATAGGGGATATGAATATGATGATATATTTCAAATAGGATGTATAGGTTTAGTAAAAGCTATAAATAATTTCGAAACAAAGTATAATGTGAAATTTTCAACCTATGCAGTTCCTATGATAATGGGAGAAATAAAGAGATTCTTAAGGGATGATGGAATAATAAAAGTAAGTAGAAGTATAAAAACAGCCGCAAAAAAATTACATTATGATAAAGAAAAGCTTTGTAAAGAATTAAATAGAGAACCTACTATAGAAGAATTATCACAGTTTTCAGGATATACTGTAGATGAAATATTAATGGCTACAGAGTCATCAAGTTCTCCTCAATATTTATATGATGTTATACATCAAGATGATGGAGCACCAGTTTTGCTTATTGATAAAATAAGTGAAAATACAGAGGAAGATAATAAGGTTATAGATAATATAGCATTAAAAGAGGCTCTAAAAAATTTAGATATTAAGTCAAGGCAAATAATAATACTAAGATATTTCAAAGATAAAACTCAAATAGAAGTAGCTAAACAGCTAGGAATAAGTCAAGTACAAGTATCAAGAATAGAAAAAAAAGTACTAAAATTAATGAAAGAAAAACTTACTGTATAA
- the spoIIAB gene encoding anti-sigma F factor: MYENKMKIEFLSKSENESFARVSVAAFISQLDPTIDEITDVKTAVSEAVTNSIIHGYENSKKGLVSIESEIKGREVTVIISDNGDGIDNIELARQPLYTSRPDLERSGMGFTVMETFMDSLQVHSEKGKGTKIIMKKVFK; encoded by the coding sequence ATGTATGAGAACAAAATGAAAATAGAATTTTTAAGTAAGTCAGAAAATGAAAGTTTTGCTAGAGTATCAGTAGCGGCCTTTATATCACAGTTAGATCCTACAATAGATGAAATAACAGATGTTAAAACAGCTGTATCAGAGGCGGTTACTAATTCAATAATACATGGATATGAAAATAGTAAGAAGGGATTGGTATCTATTGAAAGTGAAATAAAAGGAAGAGAAGTTACAGTAATAATTTCAGATAATGGTGATGGTATAGATAATATAGAATTGGCTAGACAACCATTATATACATCAAGACCGGACTTAGAAAGATCAGGTATGGGATTTACAGTGATGGAAACATTCATGGATAGTCTTCAAGTTCATTCAGAAAAGGGGAAGGGAACTAAAATAATTATGAAAAAGGTTTTCAAATAA
- the spoIIAA gene encoding anti-sigma F factor antagonist — MYLKFDKKADKLIVTMTGELDHHSAEEVRNVIDDRLDRESLNKLILDFSKVNFMDSSGIGVVIGRYKKLSLRDGKVCLTNVQEAVKRVFELSGMFKIVNLYDSVDEAVENL, encoded by the coding sequence ATGTATTTAAAATTTGATAAAAAAGCAGACAAACTTATAGTAACTATGACAGGAGAATTAGATCATCATAGTGCAGAAGAAGTTAGAAATGTAATTGACGATAGATTAGATAGAGAAAGTTTAAATAAATTGATATTAGATTTTAGTAAAGTTAACTTTATGGATAGTTCAGGTATAGGAGTAGTTATAGGAAGATATAAGAAATTATCATTAAGGGATGGAAAGGTATGCTTGACTAATGTACAAGAAGCAGTAAAAAGAGTATTTGAACTTTCAGGTATGTTCAAAATAGTGAATCTTTATGACAGTGTGGATGAAGCCGTAGAAAACTTATAA
- the speE gene encoding polyamine aminopropyltransferase, with amino-acid sequence MDMWLKENQISDPVLHYKFTKTLLNKKTPFQELTIVQSETLGNILLLDGIVQTTEKDEYVYHEMITHIPLFTHPNPKKVLVVGGGDGGTIREVLKHPSIEKAVLCEIDEEVIKASKEFLPTISCGLDNPKCEIFIGDGIKYVHEHKNEFDIIIIDSTDPFGAAEGLFGGSFYKEIYQALTAEGIFVAQTETPFYLPEVVKKVYNDAKTIFPITKLFMAAIPTYPSGYWSFTIGSKKLDPTVSNLSDTIDIETKYYTKALHKASFVLPKFVEDLIN; translated from the coding sequence ATGGATATGTGGCTTAAAGAAAATCAAATAAGCGATCCTGTGTTGCACTATAAATTCACAAAAACTTTATTAAATAAAAAAACCCCTTTTCAAGAGCTAACCATAGTACAATCAGAAACTCTAGGAAATATTCTTTTATTAGATGGTATAGTTCAAACTACTGAAAAAGATGAATATGTTTATCATGAAATGATAACCCATATTCCTCTTTTTACTCATCCAAATCCCAAAAAGGTGTTAGTTGTAGGTGGTGGAGATGGTGGTACTATAAGAGAAGTATTAAAACATCCCTCTATAGAAAAAGCAGTGTTATGCGAAATAGATGAAGAAGTTATAAAAGCTTCTAAAGAATTTCTCCCTACAATTAGCTGTGGTTTAGATAATCCTAAATGTGAAATTTTTATTGGTGATGGCATAAAATACGTACATGAACACAAAAATGAATTTGATATTATAATAATAGATTCTACAGATCCCTTTGGTGCTGCTGAAGGTTTATTTGGTGGAAGCTTCTATAAGGAAATATATCAAGCTCTTACTGCGGAAGGAATATTTGTAGCTCAAACAGAAACTCCTTTTTACCTACCAGAAGTAGTAAAAAAAGTTTATAATGATGCGAAAACTATATTTCCAATAACAAAATTATTTATGGCAGCTATTCCAACATACCCAAGTGGATATTGGAGTTTTACCATAGGTTCTAAAAAATTAGATCCAACTGTATCTAATCTTTCAGATACTATAGATATAGAAACTAAATATTATACAAAAGCTTTACACAAAGCCTCTTTTGTATTACCTAAATTTGTGGAAGACTTAATAAACTAA
- a CDS encoding Eco57I restriction-modification methylase domain-containing protein encodes MNSFKDNIEKIFNILVSPINSIYKYEAINNFKHKLSIGKDENISLKYYEFIKGKKETGVIYTPEQISNYMIKNTVSKKDIINNPFIKILDPSCGCGNILIPCFFYLQNIFKENLEEINKNNNINLKEQYINKHILDNNLYGFDIDSISIKILIIDLFYLTGYYNNNNFKKKDFLIQDINNNFDVYIGNPPYVGHKSVDKKYSMLLKEKYGHIYKDKGDISYCFFINALNYSNINSKITFITSRYFMESKSGYNLRKYLKENCNIYKILDFYGIRPFKGAGIDPAIIFIDRSISNKVEVIKPCKYEKVEMGLFFKQEDKYENFYVHNSQLKQDGWVLIDDISKDIINKIENKAHKTLKETCTSYQGIITGCDKAFIVNEDTIEKENLEKSIIKSWIKSSYINRGKIDFRDSFIIYSNLIENVDKYPNIIKHIEKYKDKLENRRECKKKVRKWYELQWGRNLNIFEEKKIIFPYKSSKNKFYLDKEGTYFSADVYALTINKEENIDYNSLLIILNSDIYEFYFKTFGKKLGGSLYEYYPSTLMKLKIPMVKINKEEDLYKYFNLNDNEIKFIQNKLLIN; translated from the coding sequence ATGAATTCATTTAAAGATAATATCGAAAAAATTTTTAATATATTAGTATCTCCTATAAATAGTATTTACAAATATGAGGCTATTAATAACTTTAAACATAAGTTATCTATTGGAAAAGATGAGAATATATCCTTAAAATATTATGAATTTATAAAGGGGAAAAAAGAAACTGGAGTTATATACACTCCAGAACAAATTTCTAATTATATGATAAAAAATACTGTAAGTAAAAAGGATATAATAAATAATCCATTTATAAAAATATTAGACCCTTCTTGTGGTTGCGGAAATATTTTGATTCCTTGCTTTTTTTATTTACAAAATATATTTAAGGAAAATTTGGAAGAGATAAATAAAAACAATAATATAAATTTAAAAGAACAATATATAAACAAGCATATATTAGATAATAATTTATATGGTTTTGATATTGATTCAATATCTATAAAAATATTGATAATAGATTTGTTTTACTTAACAGGGTATTATAACAATAATAATTTTAAGAAAAAAGATTTTTTAATACAAGATATAAATAATAATTTTGATGTATATATAGGTAATCCACCTTATGTTGGACATAAATCTGTAGATAAAAAATATTCAATGTTGTTAAAGGAAAAATATGGACATATATACAAGGATAAGGGAGATATATCTTATTGTTTTTTTATTAATGCACTAAATTATTCTAACATAAATAGTAAAATAACTTTTATAACCTCACGATATTTTATGGAGTCTAAAAGTGGATATAATTTAAGGAAATACTTAAAAGAAAATTGTAACATATATAAGATATTAGATTTTTATGGTATAAGACCTTTTAAAGGGGCAGGTATAGATCCAGCTATAATATTTATAGATAGAAGTATTAGTAATAAAGTAGAAGTTATAAAGCCTTGCAAATATGAAAAAGTAGAAATGGGTTTATTTTTCAAACAGGAGGATAAGTATGAAAATTTTTATGTACATAATTCTCAATTAAAGCAAGATGGATGGGTTTTAATAGATGATATCAGCAAAGATATAATAAATAAAATAGAGAATAAAGCTCATAAAACTTTAAAGGAAACATGTACAAGTTATCAAGGCATCATTACAGGATGCGATAAGGCTTTTATAGTTAATGAAGATACTATAGAAAAGGAAAATTTAGAAAAAAGTATAATAAAATCTTGGATAAAAAGCAGTTATATAAATAGAGGAAAAATTGATTTTAGAGATAGTTTTATAATATATTCAAATTTAATAGAAAATGTAGATAAATACCCCAATATAATAAAGCATATTGAAAAATATAAGGATAAGTTAGAAAATAGGCGAGAATGTAAGAAAAAGGTGAGAAAGTGGTATGAACTGCAGTGGGGAAGAAATCTCAATATATTTGAAGAAAAAAAGATAATATTTCCCTATAAGTCTAGCAAAAATAAGTTTTATTTAGACAAAGAGGGAACATATTTTAGTGCAGATGTATATGCTTTAACTATAAATAAAGAAGAGAACATAGATTATAATAGTTTATTAATTATTTTAAATAGTGATATATATGAGTTTTATTTTAAAACTTTTGGTAAAAAATTAGGTGGTAGTTTATACGAGTATTATCCTAGTACATTAATGAAATTAAAAATACCAATGGTTAAGATAAATAAAGAAGAGGATTTATATAAATATTTTAATTTAAATGATAATGAAATAAAATTTATACAAAATAAGTTACTAATTAATTAA
- the pdaA gene encoding delta-lactam-biosynthetic de-N-acetylase: MKKKVISCILASCFLLCSCNLNTSNQKLNGNLDKNNKKIEENNIKNKSTNTEDNTENKTRNSNTDENSSKNNDEEKKDTSTSSNINKFKDDSNVSPKEKDWFFKPSKNNEPATIPDDIETILNKYSGYFIGDTSKKYLYLTFDEGYENGYTGKILDILKENNIKAAFFVTAPYIEQNNDLIKRMADEGHLVCNHSDHHPSMASAALKGKENFEKEFTVVEDLYKDITKKDMPKFFRPPMGKYSELSLKYTEDLGYKSIFWSFAYYDWDRDKQPSPEKGKEKILNGIHNGSIILLHAVSKTNTEILDSVLKELKNDGYEFKTLEDLPKK; encoded by the coding sequence ATGAAGAAAAAAGTTATTTCTTGTATTTTAGCTTCTTGTTTTTTATTATGCTCTTGTAATTTAAATACTTCTAATCAAAAACTTAATGGAAACTTAGATAAAAATAATAAAAAAATAGAAGAAAATAACATAAAAAATAAATCTACAAATACTGAAGACAATACTGAAAATAAAACCCGAAATAGTAATACTGATGAGAACAGTAGTAAGAATAATGATGAAGAAAAAAAAGATACTAGTACTAGCAGTAATATAAATAAATTTAAAGATGATTCTAATGTATCCCCTAAAGAAAAAGACTGGTTTTTTAAACCTAGTAAAAATAATGAGCCTGCTACCATTCCAGATGATATAGAAACTATTCTTAATAAATATTCTGGATATTTTATTGGTGATACCTCAAAAAAATATTTATATCTTACCTTTGATGAGGGTTATGAAAATGGTTATACAGGGAAAATATTAGATATATTAAAAGAAAATAATATCAAAGCAGCTTTTTTTGTAACTGCTCCTTATATAGAACAAAACAATGATTTAATAAAAAGAATGGCTGATGAAGGTCATTTAGTTTGTAACCATTCTGATCATCATCCTTCTATGGCTTCTGCTGCCTTAAAAGGGAAGGAAAACTTTGAAAAAGAATTTACTGTAGTTGAAGATTTATACAAAGATATTACAAAAAAAGATATGCCAAAATTCTTTAGACCACCTATGGGTAAATACAGCGAACTATCATTAAAGTACACAGAGGACTTAGGGTATAAAAGTATATTTTGGAGTTTTGCCTATTATGATTGGGATAGAGATAAACAACCTTCTCCTGAAAAAGGTAAGGAAAAAATATTAAATGGAATTCATAATGGAAGTATCATTCTATTACATGCAGTTTCTAAAACAAATACTGAAATATTGGATTCTGTATTAAAGGAACTAAAAAATGATGGGTATGAATTTAAAACTTTAGAAGATTTACCTAAAAAATAG
- a CDS encoding nitroreductase family protein: MDFYDVIEDRKSIRKFKNGEICKEKMARVINAAMRSPSWKNETSYKFIIVQDGTKRMELASAIINKSDEASEAIRVAPVTAVVVADPDKSGTIENKQYYLVDSAIAMEHFILAATAEGYGTCWIGAFDEDKVKGVLDIPQNYKVVGMTPVGESNENKESHPKKDVREYVFLDKWHNSYTENI, from the coding sequence ATGGATTTTTATGATGTTATTGAAGATAGAAAAAGTATAAGAAAATTTAAAAATGGAGAGATTTGTAAAGAAAAGATGGCAAGAGTAATAAATGCAGCTATGAGATCACCTTCTTGGAAGAACGAAACTTCTTATAAATTTATAATAGTACAAGATGGAACTAAAAGAATGGAATTAGCTAGTGCTATAATAAATAAATCTGATGAAGCTTCAGAAGCTATAAGAGTAGCACCTGTAACAGCTGTGGTTGTTGCAGATCCAGATAAATCGGGTACTATAGAAAACAAACAATATTATCTAGTAGATAGTGCTATAGCTATGGAGCATTTTATATTAGCAGCTACAGCAGAAGGCTACGGTACTTGTTGGATAGGAGCTTTTGATGAAGATAAAGTAAAAGGTGTATTAGATATACCTCAAAATTATAAAGTAGTTGGCATGACTCCTGTAGGAGAATCAAATGAAAATAAAGAAAGTCATCCTAAAAAAGATGTGAGAGAATATGTGTTTTTAGATAAATGGCATAATTCATATACAGAAAATATATAA
- a CDS encoding WecB/TagA/CpsF family glycosyltransferase, whose protein sequence is MKTEMLGYSIFNGSKEELLNIIDKYEKVNIISGNPEVLYNGLNNEELFKNFTDKDSIIIPDGVGVVLASKIIKNPVKEKIAGIEVMNSILEKCNENGKAVYLLGTTEDVLKECERKLLIKYKNLNIVGKHNGFFDMDDCKDILEDIKESKPYALFIAMGCPRQEKFISKYMDKLPCKIYMGVGGSFDVFAGKVKRAPRWMIDCNLEWLYRVVKEPYRIKRLASIPKFLLKVALNKQNS, encoded by the coding sequence ATGAAAACAGAAATGTTAGGATATAGTATATTTAATGGTAGTAAAGAAGAACTTTTAAATATAATAGATAAATATGAAAAAGTTAATATAATTTCTGGTAATCCAGAAGTTTTATATAATGGACTAAATAATGAAGAATTATTCAAAAATTTTACAGATAAAGACTCTATAATTATACCGGATGGAGTAGGAGTTGTACTAGCTTCAAAAATTATAAAAAATCCTGTAAAAGAAAAAATTGCAGGTATTGAAGTAATGAACTCTATATTGGAAAAGTGTAATGAGAATGGTAAAGCTGTTTATTTGTTAGGAACCACGGAAGATGTATTAAAGGAATGTGAAAGAAAGCTATTAATAAAATATAAAAACTTAAATATTGTAGGTAAACACAATGGTTTTTTTGACATGGATGATTGTAAAGATATATTAGAAGATATTAAAGAGTCAAAGCCTTATGCTTTATTTATAGCTATGGGATGTCCAAGGCAGGAAAAATTTATAAGTAAATATATGGATAAGCTTCCTTGTAAGATTTATATGGGTGTAGGAGGAAGTTTTGATGTATTTGCGGGAAAAGTAAAAAGAGCACCTAGATGGATGATAGATTGTAATTTAGAGTGGTTATACAGAGTAGTTAAAGAACCTTATAGAATAAAACGATTAGCATCTATACCTAAATTTTTATTAAAAGTAGCATTGAATAAACAGAATTCTTAG
- a CDS encoding sugar transferase produces the protein MELKMPIIDVEKDIKSKKIQFVIKRFLDIILSLIGIIVLSPIYLILFLWIRLDSKGPALFKQVRVGKDNKNFVIYKFRTMVMDAEKKKKIDLEIEDISNFVFQSRSDNRITKAGKFLRKTSLDEIPQLFNVLKGNMTLVGPRPEIPDVVKHYPKEYAQRLLVTPGITGLAQVSGRGEIELSKTVYYDLTYIKNFSVWYDIKILFQTVFKVFKNEGAF, from the coding sequence ATGGAGCTTAAAATGCCAATTATAGATGTAGAAAAAGATATAAAAAGTAAAAAAATCCAATTTGTTATAAAAAGATTTTTAGATATAATACTATCCTTAATAGGGATAATTGTACTATCTCCAATATATTTAATTTTGTTCTTATGGATAAGATTAGATTCAAAGGGACCAGCGCTATTTAAACAAGTTAGGGTTGGAAAAGATAACAAAAATTTTGTAATATATAAGTTTAGAACAATGGTGATGGATGCAGAAAAAAAGAAAAAGATAGACTTAGAAATAGAAGATATATCTAATTTTGTTTTCCAAAGCAGGAGTGATAATAGAATTACAAAGGCAGGAAAATTTTTAAGAAAAACTAGTTTAGATGAAATACCTCAATTATTTAATGTTTTAAAAGGCAATATGACTTTAGTAGGTCCAAGACCGGAAATCCCAGATGTAGTTAAACATTATCCAAAAGAGTATGCTCAAAGGTTACTAGTAACTCCAGGGATAACAGGATTAGCACAAGTTAGTGGACGTGGAGAAATAGAGCTCTCTAAAACTGTTTATTATGATTTAACTTACATAAAGAATTTTTCAGTTTGGTATGATATAAAAATATTATTTCAAACAGTGTTTAAAGTTTTTAAAAATGAAGGAGCTTTCTAA
- a CDS encoding oligosaccharide flippase family protein: MSDNPKEFIKRFIGFSMGPIISAIISLITVPITAYFVVPAEFGKASMYTMALSISSLFIYLGMDQSFTREFNAEEDKKSLFWNSLIAPLIFSLILGVFYVILYKPLSMLMIDTVDRYIVVILALSLPFAVIDRFNLLLIRMEEKARLYSLFNVISKVINVVILVPYLLYIDKSFKGIINAGFVSLVFMCIVECFFTKDYWLTKFKLNKALINKMFKFGLPLIPTYVIVWFLNSMDKIAMRQWSSFEEIGLYSVAFKIVTVVSIVQSAFCNFWTPTAFRWYEEKVEGEKFIKVSNMLMCFMNFMFVGIILFKDLIIKIFKASYAGSAPIVPFLLLLPIMYTVSESTCLGISFSRKTSYNIIVSLIAAVVNYILNYFLVPKYGALGASIATGISYTVFFWSRTLISRKLWFKFKLGFYILNTGAMLLLASLDVLYNNVYINVAISLFIVYINRKEVKSIISYINMFLKDRKNKAVA; this comes from the coding sequence ATGAGCGATAATCCCAAGGAGTTTATAAAAAGATTTATTGGTTTTTCAATGGGGCCAATAATATCAGCTATTATTAGCCTTATTACTGTTCCTATAACTGCATATTTTGTAGTTCCAGCAGAGTTTGGAAAAGCTTCTATGTATACAATGGCTTTAAGTATTAGTTCACTGTTTATATATTTAGGTATGGATCAATCTTTTACTAGAGAGTTTAATGCAGAGGAAGATAAAAAATCTTTATTTTGGAATTCCTTAATTGCACCTTTAATATTTTCACTAATACTAGGAGTTTTTTATGTTATTTTGTATAAGCCATTATCTATGTTAATGATTGATACTGTTGATAGATATATAGTAGTTATTTTGGCATTATCATTGCCTTTTGCAGTTATAGATAGATTTAACTTATTATTGATAAGAATGGAAGAGAAAGCTAGATTGTATTCTCTTTTTAATGTAATAAGCAAAGTTATAAATGTAGTAATTTTAGTACCTTATCTTTTATATATAGATAAAAGTTTTAAAGGAATAATAAATGCAGGTTTTGTGTCATTAGTTTTTATGTGTATAGTAGAATGCTTTTTTACAAAAGATTATTGGCTTACTAAATTTAAACTAAATAAAGCTTTAATAAATAAAATGTTTAAGTTTGGGTTACCTTTAATACCAACATACGTAATTGTTTGGTTTTTGAATTCTATGGATAAAATAGCTATGAGGCAATGGTCATCTTTTGAAGAAATAGGATTATATTCAGTTGCATTTAAAATTGTTACTGTAGTAAGTATAGTTCAAAGTGCATTTTGTAATTTTTGGACACCAACTGCATTTAGATGGTATGAAGAAAAGGTAGAAGGAGAAAAATTTATAAAAGTAAGCAATATGCTAATGTGTTTTATGAACTTTATGTTTGTAGGCATAATTTTATTTAAGGATTTAATAATAAAAATATTCAAGGCAAGTTATGCTGGTTCAGCTCCTATAGTACCATTTTTATTATTATTACCTATAATGTATACAGTATCAGAATCTACTTGTTTAGGAATATCCTTTTCAAGAAAAACATCTTATAATATAATAGTATCATTAATAGCAGCAGTAGTTAATTATATTTTAAACTATTTTTTAGTCCCAAAGTATGGGGCATTAGGAGCTTCCATAGCTACAGGAATATCTTACACAGTGTTTTTTTGGTCAAGAACACTTATATCAAGAAAACTATGGTTTAAATTTAAATTAGGTTTTTATATATTAAATACAGGAGCTATGCTATTGTTGGCATCATTAGATGTATTGTATAATAATGTTTATATAAATGTTGCTATATCTTTATTTATTGTATATATAAATAGAAAAGAAGTTAAATCTATTATATCTTATATTAATATGTTTTTAAAAGATAGAAAAAATAAAGCTGTTGCTTAA